Proteins co-encoded in one Pseudomonas fluorescens genomic window:
- a CDS encoding transporter, translated as MDWLHGRLGTVVLWALLIILESGGQIATKIGGDQLGQMDFTLQWLLSVAQAPGVLVAIACYIGAFFVWMLILRRSSLSLAFPLSSLVFVGVLLGSWLGLGEQISLLHWVGVAVIMGGIALLAEGEEN; from the coding sequence ATGGATTGGCTTCATGGCCGCCTCGGCACCGTGGTGCTCTGGGCGTTGCTGATCATTCTGGAAAGTGGCGGACAGATCGCGACCAAGATCGGCGGCGATCAACTGGGGCAAATGGACTTCACCCTGCAATGGCTGCTCAGCGTCGCCCAGGCGCCGGGTGTGCTGGTGGCGATTGCCTGCTACATCGGCGCGTTCTTTGTCTGGATGCTGATTCTGCGGCGCAGCAGCCTGTCACTGGCGTTCCCGCTCAGTTCGCTGGTATTCGTCGGGGTGTTGCTGGGGTCGTGGCTGGGGCTGGGCGAACAGATCAGCCTGCTGCACTGGGTGGGCGTGGCCGTGATCATGGGCGGCATTGCGCTGCTGGCCGAGGGCGAGGAAAACTGA
- a CDS encoding fatty acid desaturase family protein yields the protein MARPAYRLLAHSLWDLIPVVLGLAHFAFVVWLVLAFHALSWWALVPLALVYAVSLSWSINSISHNQIHNAYFTPAWLNRAFDLLLSVTIGFSQTLYRDIHNRHHRGNSDRPGADGKTIDPLSIYQRGKDGQPENPWAYTFLSFFRDDPKPIYDEMQRKRPADARWVKVEIGVTLAFYLGLAICDWRAVLVLLPFWYLGQALSSLNGYYEHFGGNPDSPIAWGVSAYSPLYNLLWMNNGYHAEHHYRPKMHWTRVKAFHREIAGQQREAGVKDIPVAHGLGFLVAHRKD from the coding sequence ATGGCTCGCCCTGCTTACCGTCTGCTGGCCCATTCGTTGTGGGACCTGATTCCCGTCGTCCTCGGCCTGGCCCACTTCGCCTTTGTGGTGTGGCTGGTCCTGGCCTTTCATGCGTTGTCCTGGTGGGCACTGGTGCCGTTGGCGCTGGTTTACGCGGTGAGCCTGTCATGGAGCATCAACAGCATTTCCCACAACCAGATCCACAACGCCTACTTCACGCCAGCGTGGCTCAACCGCGCCTTTGACCTGCTGCTGTCGGTCACCATCGGTTTTTCCCAGACCCTCTACCGCGATATCCACAACCGTCATCACCGGGGCAATTCGGACCGGCCGGGGGCGGATGGCAAGACCATCGATCCGTTGTCGATCTATCAGCGCGGCAAGGATGGTCAGCCCGAGAATCCCTGGGCCTACACCTTCCTGAGTTTTTTTCGCGACGACCCCAAGCCGATCTACGACGAGATGCAGCGCAAACGTCCCGCCGATGCGCGCTGGGTCAAAGTGGAGATCGGAGTGACGCTGGCGTTCTATCTGGGGCTGGCGATCTGTGACTGGCGGGCGGTGCTGGTGTTGCTGCCGTTCTGGTATCTGGGCCAGGCGCTGTCATCGCTCAACGGTTACTACGAGCATTTCGGCGGCAACCCGGATTCGCCCATCGCCTGGGGCGTCAGCGCCTACAGCCCGCTCTATAACTTGCTGTGGATGAACAACGGCTACCACGCCGAGCATCACTACCGGCCGAAAATGCACTGGACCCGGGTCAAGGCGTTTCACCGGGAGATCGCCGGACAACAGCGGGAGGCGGGGGTGAAGGATATTCCGGTGGCCCATGGCCTCGGATTTCTGGTGGCTCATCGCAAGGATTGA
- a CDS encoding transporter, with translation MTFTVIMLVAFSIVLDVIGQLCFKLGLDRLPELEGGFRLGAFWGQVFNAPLLWCGIGAYVIEFFVWLEALSRAPLSLLFPAAALAYCGVVLAGKSFLGETVSRRRWLGTLVITAGVMLVCVGHA, from the coding sequence ATGACTTTCACCGTCATCATGCTGGTAGCGTTTTCCATCGTGCTCGACGTGATCGGCCAGCTCTGTTTCAAGCTCGGCCTGGATCGTCTGCCTGAGCTTGAGGGCGGTTTTCGGCTGGGTGCGTTCTGGGGGCAGGTGTTCAATGCGCCGCTGCTGTGGTGCGGGATCGGCGCCTACGTGATCGAGTTTTTCGTCTGGCTCGAAGCGCTGTCCCGGGCCCCCCTGAGCCTGTTGTTTCCCGCCGCCGCGCTGGCGTATTGCGGCGTGGTGCTGGCCGGCAAGTCGTTCCTCGGCGAAACCGTCAGCCGCCGTCGCTGGCTGGGCACTCTGGTGATTACGGCGGGCGTGATGCTCGTGTGTGTCGGCCATGCCTGA